The following coding sequences are from one Achromobacter sp. B7 window:
- a CDS encoding electron transfer flavoprotein subunit beta/FixA family protein, which produces MADLRIAVLVSIGAHPVSGAARFSRNDALALALARTMASGDANVDVVHAGNPADPALRDYLALGAPTVHAIDVPPGRDVAEALAEYVRGYDLVLCGTRAESGDGSGLLPYLVAQKRHLPLLPAVLSARIDAGSVVTQQCLPKGRRREVAASLPAVVAVHPLAAFDVRHVYAQERAGQVTTHVPKVPAAALAATRIEAATGSPRKLAARESRSGRARLLAAITMESRGGTVITEGTPDEKAQAVIDYLRTHSLIDY; this is translated from the coding sequence ATGGCTGACCTGCGCATTGCGGTACTGGTGTCGATTGGCGCGCACCCGGTCAGCGGGGCGGCCCGCTTCAGCCGCAATGACGCGTTGGCCCTGGCCTTGGCGCGGACGATGGCAAGCGGCGACGCCAACGTTGATGTTGTCCATGCCGGCAACCCGGCCGATCCGGCGCTGCGCGACTACCTGGCGCTGGGCGCGCCGACGGTCCATGCCATCGACGTGCCGCCGGGGCGCGACGTTGCGGAGGCATTGGCCGAGTACGTGCGCGGGTACGACCTCGTGCTGTGCGGCACGCGCGCGGAAAGCGGCGACGGCAGCGGCCTGCTGCCCTATCTGGTGGCGCAGAAACGGCACCTGCCTTTGTTGCCCGCCGTGCTGTCGGCCCGCATCGACGCGGGCAGCGTCGTCACGCAGCAATGCCTGCCCAAAGGGCGGCGGCGGGAAGTGGCCGCATCCCTGCCCGCGGTGGTGGCCGTGCATCCGCTGGCGGCGTTCGACGTGCGGCACGTCTATGCGCAAGAGCGCGCCGGGCAGGTGACGACGCACGTGCCCAAGGTTCCGGCCGCGGCGCTGGCCGCCACGCGCATCGAGGCCGCCACGGGCAGCCCGCGCAAGTTGGCGGCGCGTGAATCGCGGTCGGGGCGCGCGCGCCTGCTGGCGGCCATCACGATGGAAAGCCGTGGCGGCACAGTCATCACCGAAGGAACCCCCGACGAAAAGGCGCAGGCGGTCATCGACTACCTGCGCACCCACAGCCTGATCGACTACTGA
- a CDS encoding dipeptidase, which yields MATLHQKSMVIDGLIISKWDRSVFEDMKQGGLTAANCTVSVWEGFEQTVSNIAAMKALIRANEDLVTLVRTTDDIRRAKRDGKTGIILGFQNGQAFEDNLGAIEAFADMGVRVVQLCYNTQNLIGTGCYERDGGLSGYGREVIAEMNRVGMMVDLSHVGAQTSEEAILASTRPVCYSHCLPAGLKEHPRNKSDAQLRFIAERGGFIGVTMFPPFLKRGVQATVDDYVEAIGYVVNLVGEDAVGIGTDFTQGYGQPFFDWLTHDKGRYRRLTDFGAIRNPEGIQTIGQFPNLTDAMQRAGWSEIHIRKILGENWLRVFGDVWPADAPAA from the coding sequence ATGGCTACGCTGCATCAGAAAAGCATGGTTATCGACGGCCTGATCATCTCGAAATGGGACCGGTCCGTTTTTGAAGACATGAAGCAAGGCGGCCTGACCGCGGCCAACTGCACGGTGTCGGTGTGGGAAGGGTTCGAGCAAACGGTCTCGAACATTGCCGCCATGAAAGCCCTGATCCGCGCCAACGAGGATCTGGTCACGTTAGTGCGCACCACGGACGATATCCGCCGCGCCAAGCGCGACGGCAAGACGGGCATCATTCTTGGCTTTCAGAACGGCCAGGCGTTCGAAGACAATCTGGGCGCCATCGAAGCTTTTGCCGACATGGGCGTGCGCGTGGTCCAGCTTTGCTACAACACGCAGAACCTGATCGGCACCGGCTGCTATGAGCGCGACGGCGGCTTGTCCGGTTACGGCCGCGAAGTCATCGCCGAGATGAACCGCGTCGGCATGATGGTTGACCTGTCGCACGTGGGCGCCCAAACCTCCGAAGAAGCGATCCTGGCATCGACCCGGCCCGTTTGCTATTCGCACTGCCTGCCGGCGGGCCTGAAAGAACACCCGCGCAATAAAAGCGACGCGCAGCTGCGGTTTATCGCGGAACGCGGCGGCTTCATCGGCGTGACGATGTTCCCGCCGTTCCTCAAGCGCGGCGTGCAAGCCACGGTGGACGACTACGTCGAAGCCATTGGCTACGTCGTGAATCTGGTGGGCGAAGACGCGGTGGGCATCGGCACCGATTTCACCCAAGGCTACGGACAGCCGTTTTTTGATTGGCTGACGCATGACAAGGGCCGGTACCGCCGGCTGACGGACTTCGGTGCCATCCGCAACCCCGAAGGCATCCAGACGATAGGCCAATTTCCCAACCTGACCGATGCGATGCAGCGCGCGGGCTGGAGCGAAATTCACATCCGAAAAATACTGGGCGAAAACTGGCTGCGCGTGTTTGGCGACGTCTGGCCTGCCGACGCGCCGGCGGCTTAA
- a CDS encoding NADH:flavin oxidoreductase has protein sequence MRYPHLFAPLTLNRLVLRNRIVSTAHAEVHADPGGLPGDRYIAYYEEKAKGGLGLAICGGSSPVSLDSPQGWWRSVNLTTDRVIEPLARLSEAMHRHGAKVMIQATHMGRRSAWHGEHWPHLLSPSGVREPVHRGNAKTIEVEEIGRIISDFAAAAKRVQQAGMDGIEISAAHQHLIDQFWSPRTNFRTDAYGGSLRNRLRFGLDVLHAVREAVGADFCVGLRMCGDEFHDDGLDHEALREIAQAMADTGLIDYLGVIGSGADTHNSLANCMPPMALPPEPFAHLAAGIKSVVRIPVMHAQSIRDAVQAERLLAAGHADLVGMTRAHIADPHLVVKIRDDREDEIKQCVGANYCIDRQYDGLDVLCIQNAATAREETMPHVIARSRGVERKVVVVGAGPAGMEAARVCAERGHEVVLFERAAAIGGQILLAAKAPQREQMDGIVRWFALELKRLGVDCRLGALATEEMVLAQRPDIVVLATGGLSHVYEHQGWGVARGLAVSSWDILSGQVEPAKNVLVYDGVSTHAGAGVADFLASRGAHVEIVTPDTKVAEDVGGTTFPIFYRRLYAQQVVMTPNHWLERVSAEGDKKVALLRNEYTEDREERVVDQVVIENGIVPNDALYGMLKRKSVNMGQTDLHALYAADPQPALGQPLGDGRFLLFRVGDCVSMHNIHAAIYDALRLCKDF, from the coding sequence ATGCGTTATCCCCACCTGTTTGCGCCACTGACGCTGAACCGCCTGGTGCTGCGCAATCGCATCGTCAGCACCGCGCACGCCGAAGTGCACGCGGACCCGGGCGGTTTGCCGGGCGACCGCTACATTGCCTACTACGAAGAAAAGGCCAAGGGCGGCCTTGGCCTGGCCATCTGCGGCGGCTCCAGCCCCGTGTCGCTGGATAGCCCGCAAGGGTGGTGGCGGTCGGTCAACCTGACCACCGACCGCGTCATCGAACCGTTGGCCAGACTTAGCGAAGCCATGCATCGCCACGGCGCCAAGGTGATGATCCAGGCAACGCACATGGGCCGGCGTTCGGCATGGCACGGGGAGCATTGGCCGCACCTGCTGTCGCCGTCCGGTGTGCGCGAGCCCGTGCATCGGGGCAACGCCAAGACGATTGAAGTCGAAGAGATCGGCCGCATCATCAGCGACTTTGCCGCCGCGGCAAAGCGGGTGCAGCAGGCCGGCATGGACGGCATCGAGATATCCGCCGCGCACCAGCATCTGATCGACCAGTTCTGGAGCCCGCGCACCAACTTTCGCACCGACGCCTATGGCGGCAGCCTGCGCAACCGTCTGCGCTTCGGGCTGGACGTGCTGCACGCCGTGCGCGAGGCGGTTGGCGCCGATTTCTGCGTGGGCCTGCGCATGTGCGGCGACGAATTCCACGACGATGGGCTCGACCACGAGGCGCTGCGCGAAATTGCCCAGGCCATGGCGGACACCGGCCTGATCGATTACCTGGGCGTCATCGGCTCCGGTGCCGACACGCACAATTCCCTGGCCAACTGCATGCCGCCGATGGCGTTGCCCCCCGAACCCTTCGCCCACCTGGCGGCCGGCATCAAATCGGTAGTGCGGATACCGGTGATGCACGCACAAAGCATCCGCGACGCGGTGCAGGCCGAGCGGTTGCTGGCAGCCGGCCATGCGGACCTGGTGGGCATGACGCGCGCGCATATTGCCGACCCGCATCTGGTCGTGAAGATCCGCGACGACCGCGAAGACGAGATCAAACAATGCGTGGGCGCCAACTACTGTATCGACAGGCAGTACGACGGGCTGGACGTGCTGTGCATCCAGAACGCGGCAACGGCTCGTGAAGAAACCATGCCGCACGTGATCGCGCGATCGCGCGGCGTGGAGCGAAAAGTGGTGGTGGTTGGCGCCGGGCCCGCGGGCATGGAAGCCGCGCGCGTGTGCGCCGAGCGCGGGCATGAAGTCGTGCTGTTTGAACGCGCCGCCGCCATTGGCGGCCAGATCCTGCTGGCCGCCAAGGCGCCGCAGCGCGAACAGATGGACGGCATCGTGCGGTGGTTCGCGCTGGAGCTCAAGCGCCTGGGTGTGGACTGCCGCCTGGGCGCGCTGGCAACCGAAGAAATGGTGTTGGCGCAGCGCCCGGATATTGTTGTGTTGGCCACCGGCGGACTCAGCCACGTTTACGAACACCAGGGCTGGGGCGTGGCGCGCGGTCTGGCCGTGAGCTCCTGGGACATACTTTCCGGCCAGGTCGAGCCCGCGAAAAACGTGTTGGTGTACGACGGCGTCAGCACCCACGCGGGGGCGGGGGTAGCCGACTTCCTGGCCAGCCGGGGTGCGCACGTCGAGATCGTTACGCCCGACACCAAGGTGGCCGAGGACGTGGGCGGCACCACGTTCCCGATCTTCTACCGCCGCCTGTATGCGCAGCAGGTCGTGATGACGCCCAACCACTGGCTTGAACGCGTCAGTGCGGAAGGCGACAAGAAGGTGGCGCTGCTGCGCAACGAATACACCGAAGATCGCGAAGAGCGCGTGGTGGATCAGGTGGTCATTGAAAACGGCATCGTGCCCAATGACGCTCTGTACGGCATGCTCAAGCGCAAGTCCGTCAACATGGGCCAGACCGACCTGCACGCCTTGTATGCGGCCGACCCGCAGCCCGCGCTGGGCCAGCCTCTGGGCGACGGCCGTTTCCTGCTGTTTCGGGTGGGCGACTGCGTGTCGATGCACAACATCCACGCCGCCATCTATGACGCATTGCGGCTGTGCAAGGACTTTTGA
- a CDS encoding (Fe-S)-binding protein, translated as MEQFAVVVTALFWVSLLGVCVGGWRRAALWRVGRAAPVRWLDLLAVPKRYFVDLHRVVARDPYIARTHVATAGGAVAAMVLVAINYGLALYSPALDMAIAVAALVMLGGLIFVWHRRRKPPKRLSRGLWDRLPWMLGALALGLLLLGGVSAPWLAGAAGLGTVALLALGAWELTVGMARGGPMKHALAGLLHLAFHPRPERFGRALPGQKAALRPLALGGDPTAEPLGVGKPAAFAWNQLLSFDACVQCGKCEAACPAFAAGQPLNPKKLIQDMVVGMAGGSDAAYTGSPMPGVPVGAREGAADKPLVPGLVAAETLWACTTCRACVHECPMLIEHVDAVIDMRRQQTLQHGAAPGTAPTVLANLRETGTAGGYDLGARHHWAVDLNVPWIQPDQAVDVLLIVGEGAFGLRYQRSLRALVKAMHAGGVDFAVLGDRETDTGDIARRLGDEATFQVLATRLIQTLAGLSFTRIVTADPHILHSLRNEYPALGGLYQVQHHTSLLAELADAGRLRFKPADDARILTYHDPCYLGRYNGETEAPRKLLRRLGLRINEMERHGLNARCCGAGGGAALTDIPGERRIPDIRIQDARDTGASLVAVACPNCTAMLEGVVGPRPDVRDIAELVADALEA; from the coding sequence ATGGAACAGTTTGCCGTCGTGGTTACCGCACTGTTCTGGGTGTCGCTGCTTGGGGTCTGCGTCGGCGGATGGCGGCGGGCTGCCTTGTGGCGCGTGGGCCGGGCCGCGCCGGTGCGCTGGCTGGATTTGTTGGCGGTGCCCAAGCGCTATTTTGTCGACCTGCATCGCGTGGTGGCGCGCGACCCCTACATCGCCCGGACTCATGTGGCGACGGCGGGCGGCGCGGTCGCGGCCATGGTGCTGGTGGCCATCAACTACGGCTTGGCGCTGTACTCGCCCGCGTTGGATATGGCCATTGCCGTGGCCGCCCTGGTGATGCTGGGCGGGCTGATATTCGTCTGGCACCGCCGTCGCAAACCGCCCAAGCGCCTGTCGCGCGGCCTGTGGGACCGCCTGCCGTGGATGCTGGGCGCATTGGCACTGGGCCTGTTGCTGCTGGGCGGCGTGTCCGCGCCCTGGCTGGCGGGCGCGGCCGGCCTGGGCACCGTGGCGCTGCTGGCGCTGGGCGCCTGGGAGCTGACGGTCGGCATGGCGCGTGGTGGTCCCATGAAACATGCGCTGGCCGGCCTGCTGCACCTGGCTTTTCACCCCCGGCCCGAACGCTTCGGCCGCGCGTTGCCCGGCCAGAAAGCGGCCCTGCGCCCGTTGGCGCTGGGCGGCGACCCGACGGCCGAGCCCCTGGGTGTAGGCAAACCGGCCGCCTTCGCCTGGAACCAACTGCTAAGTTTCGATGCGTGCGTGCAGTGCGGCAAGTGCGAAGCCGCGTGTCCCGCCTTTGCCGCCGGGCAACCGCTGAACCCCAAGAAGTTGATACAGGACATGGTCGTCGGCATGGCGGGCGGGTCGGACGCCGCCTATACCGGCAGCCCCATGCCGGGTGTGCCCGTCGGCGCACGCGAAGGCGCGGCGGACAAACCGCTAGTGCCCGGCCTGGTGGCGGCCGAGACGCTGTGGGCCTGCACCACGTGCAGGGCCTGCGTACACGAATGCCCCATGCTGATCGAACACGTGGACGCCGTGATCGATATGCGTCGCCAGCAGACGTTGCAGCACGGCGCCGCGCCCGGGACGGCGCCCACCGTCCTGGCCAACCTGCGCGAGACCGGCACGGCAGGCGGCTATGACCTGGGCGCGCGCCACCACTGGGCGGTGGACCTTAACGTGCCGTGGATACAGCCGGACCAGGCCGTGGACGTGTTGCTGATCGTCGGCGAGGGCGCCTTCGGACTGCGATACCAACGCAGTCTGCGCGCGCTGGTCAAGGCGATGCACGCGGGCGGCGTGGATTTCGCGGTGCTGGGCGACCGCGAGACCGACACCGGCGATATTGCCCGTCGGCTGGGCGACGAAGCCACGTTCCAGGTGCTGGCCACGCGCCTGATCCAGACGCTGGCGGGCCTGAGCTTTACGCGCATCGTCACGGCCGACCCGCACATCCTGCACAGCCTGCGCAATGAATATCCCGCGCTGGGCGGCCTGTACCAGGTGCAGCATCACACCAGCCTGCTTGCCGAACTGGCGGACGCCGGGCGGCTGCGATTCAAGCCGGCTGACGACGCGCGCATCCTGACGTATCACGATCCCTGCTACCTGGGCCGCTACAACGGTGAAACCGAGGCGCCGCGCAAGTTGTTGCGCCGACTGGGCCTGCGTATCAACGAAATGGAACGCCATGGCTTGAACGCGCGCTGCTGCGGCGCGGGCGGGGGAGCGGCGTTGACGGATATTCCCGGCGAGCGCCGCATTCCCGACATCCGCATCCAGGACGCGCGCGATACCGGCGCAAGCCTGGTGGCGGTGGCCTGTCCCAATTGCACGGCCATGCTGGAGGGCGTGGTCGGCCCCCGCCCCGACGTGCGAGACATCGCCGAACTTGTCGCCGACGCCTTGGAGGCATGA
- the glyA gene encoding serine hydroxymethyltransferase produces MFQSSSPFFSSPLDKRDPVVMAMQDRELRRQQTQIELIASENLVSRAVLQAQGSVLTNKYAEGYVGRRYYGGCDHVDEVESLALLRVRELFHADYANVQPHSGAQANGAVMLALLEPGDTVLGMSLDAGGHLTHGARPAMSGKWFNAVQYGVRREDSLIDYDEVRRLALEHRPKLIIAGFSAYPRQPDFARFRQIADEAGAMLMVDMAHIAGLVAAGRHPSPVPHAHVVTSTTHKTLRGPRGGFILTNDGAIAKKINSAVFPGLQGGPLMHVVAAKAVAFGEALHTDFKRYIDRVLANADVLGDVLREGGIDLVSGGTDNHLLLLDLRSKGLTGAHVERTLERAGITCNKNGIPFDTQKPSVTSGIRLGTPAATSRGFGEDEFRAVGEMIVHVVDMLATSPDEHEATERRIRAEVHALCQRHPIY; encoded by the coding sequence ATGTTCCAGTCTTCATCCCCGTTCTTCTCATCGCCGCTCGACAAGCGCGATCCCGTCGTGATGGCCATGCAGGACCGGGAACTGCGCCGCCAGCAAACCCAGATCGAGCTGATCGCGTCCGAAAACCTGGTGTCGCGCGCCGTGTTGCAAGCGCAGGGTTCGGTGCTGACCAACAAGTACGCCGAAGGCTACGTCGGCCGGCGCTATTACGGTGGCTGCGACCACGTGGACGAGGTCGAGTCGCTGGCGCTGCTGCGCGTACGCGAACTGTTTCACGCCGACTACGCCAACGTGCAGCCGCACTCCGGCGCGCAGGCCAACGGCGCGGTGATGCTGGCGCTGCTGGAACCCGGCGACACCGTGCTGGGCATGTCGCTGGATGCCGGCGGGCACCTGACTCACGGCGCACGGCCGGCAATGTCGGGCAAGTGGTTCAACGCGGTGCAGTACGGCGTGCGCCGGGAAGACAGCCTGATCGATTACGACGAGGTCCGGCGACTGGCGCTGGAGCATCGGCCCAAGCTCATCATCGCGGGGTTTTCAGCCTACCCCAGGCAGCCGGACTTTGCCCGCTTTCGCCAGATCGCCGACGAGGCCGGCGCCATGCTGATGGTCGACATGGCGCATATCGCGGGCCTGGTGGCGGCGGGCAGGCACCCCAGCCCGGTGCCGCACGCGCACGTCGTCACGTCCACCACGCACAAGACCCTGCGCGGCCCGCGCGGCGGCTTCATCCTGACCAATGACGGCGCCATCGCCAAGAAGATCAATTCCGCCGTGTTTCCCGGCTTGCAGGGCGGACCCCTGATGCACGTGGTGGCGGCCAAGGCGGTGGCCTTCGGCGAGGCGCTGCATACGGACTTCAAACGCTACATCGACCGCGTGCTGGCAAACGCCGACGTGCTGGGCGACGTGCTGCGTGAAGGCGGCATCGACCTGGTTTCCGGCGGCACCGACAACCACCTGCTGCTGCTCGACCTGCGTTCCAAGGGGCTGACCGGCGCACATGTGGAGCGCACGCTGGAACGCGCCGGCATCACGTGCAACAAGAACGGCATTCCGTTCGACACGCAAAAGCCGTCGGTCACTTCCGGCATCCGGCTGGGCACGCCGGCCGCCACCTCGCGCGGGTTTGGCGAGGACGAGTTTCGCGCCGTGGGCGAAATGATCGTGCATGTCGTGGACATGCTGGCCACCAGCCCCGACGAACACGAAGCAACCGAACGACGCATTCGAGCTGAAGTCCACGCGCTGTGCCAGCGCCATCCCATCTACTAA
- a CDS encoding electron transfer flavoprotein subunit alpha/FixB family protein, translated as MMNPIRRIDPRRQYTVAPSGIRRLVLGADPSGDAIGRQARTVHKPVRATEALRCVLAVAHSDRGQLDAHACQAVAAAALLAAHDTWVHLLVFGEFQGDAADLGADRLTVIATPPAYAPDAELAVVLALMERDRPLHVFLPDNGLPDGDLGRRLAAATRETVATHVVELSRDGVASPYRQVAVGRGAFGRAASTPAASAHAGLSRSPSVPNPPTLPTPQHTGPRRTRRALPRIVLLAPDAVDDRLPFVGHGEAARVMPLPMTSAYRDHGTRTLPATEVDLEEADLIVSAGNGMRDLEGFHALADELGAAIGASRVAVDDGRFARGQQIGATGKTVSASAYLAFGISGAVQHLQGIKNCRHVIAINLDAAAPLVRRADLSIIDDTQRVARALLARVKQARGAHRHREAPDG; from the coding sequence ATGATGAACCCGATCCGCAGAATCGACCCGCGCAGGCAGTACACCGTGGCGCCTTCGGGTATTCGCCGCCTGGTGCTTGGCGCCGACCCCTCGGGCGATGCCATTGGCCGGCAAGCGCGCACCGTGCACAAGCCGGTACGCGCCACCGAAGCGTTGCGCTGCGTGCTGGCGGTGGCGCACAGCGATCGCGGGCAGCTGGATGCCCACGCTTGCCAAGCGGTGGCGGCAGCCGCTCTGCTGGCCGCGCACGACACCTGGGTGCACCTGCTGGTGTTTGGAGAATTCCAGGGTGATGCCGCCGACTTGGGCGCAGACAGGCTGACCGTCATCGCCACGCCGCCGGCCTATGCGCCCGACGCCGAACTGGCCGTGGTGCTGGCGCTGATGGAGCGCGACCGCCCGCTGCACGTCTTCCTGCCCGACAACGGGCTGCCCGACGGCGACCTGGGCCGACGCCTGGCCGCCGCCACGCGCGAGACGGTCGCCACGCACGTCGTGGAACTGAGCCGCGACGGAGTGGCCAGCCCGTATCGCCAGGTGGCCGTGGGACGTGGCGCCTTCGGCCGCGCGGCATCGACGCCGGCCGCCTCGGCTCACGCCGGCCTGTCGCGGTCGCCGAGCGTGCCGAACCCGCCGACCCTGCCCACGCCCCAACACACGGGTCCAAGACGCACGCGGCGCGCCTTGCCCCGCATCGTGTTGCTGGCCCCGGATGCCGTCGATGATCGCTTGCCCTTCGTGGGCCACGGAGAAGCCGCTCGCGTCATGCCGCTACCGATGACATCGGCCTACCGTGACCATGGCACGCGCACGCTGCCCGCCACGGAAGTGGACTTGGAAGAGGCCGACCTGATCGTGTCCGCGGGTAACGGCATGCGCGACCTGGAAGGCTTTCATGCGCTGGCCGATGAGCTTGGCGCGGCCATCGGCGCCAGCCGCGTGGCCGTGGATGACGGGCGATTCGCGCGGGGCCAGCAGATCGGCGCAACGGGAAAAACCGTCAGCGCCAGCGCCTATCTGGCGTTCGGCATATCGGGCGCGGTGCAGCATCTGCAAGGCATCAAAAACTGCCGCCATGTGATTGCGATCAACCTGGACGCCGCCGCGCCGCTGGTCCGGCGCGCCGACCTCAGCATCATCGACGATACCCAACGCGTGGCGCGGGCGCTGCTTGCCCGGGTCAAGCAGGCGCGAGGCGCGCATCGACATCGCGAGGCTCCCGATGGCTGA
- a CDS encoding GlxA family transcriptional regulator, protein MTARSPNRDRRHLRHFGFLPLPQFTMLSFSTAIEVLRMANHLLGRQYYRWSVVAPSCGPVTASNGLQVHADVLDEATLPDAVFVCGGKRNRVDNDPATRDWLRRLAACDVTLGSLCTGAHMLMQAGLLNGYTCAMHWEDLVALRSEFPHSRLSHKLFVIDRDRITCTGGTAPLDMMLNLVGESVGPAIVALIANQFTIGHVRDHKDRQRMPTSIRMPASHPALAEVIALMEVNLKEPLSLEELAQLSGASQRQLQRLFREHLGTTPKQHYLSLRLRHARALLRQTPMSITHITTACGFQSPCHFSKTYRAVYGAAPSSERRNPRTFDHDAHGPGFASAIGAETGPDAFFLRPTRPATQA, encoded by the coding sequence ATGACTGCACGTTCGCCGAACCGTGATCGCCGGCACTTGCGCCACTTCGGTTTCCTGCCCTTGCCGCAGTTCACGATGCTGTCGTTCTCGACAGCGATTGAAGTGCTGCGCATGGCCAACCACCTGTTGGGCCGGCAGTATTACCGTTGGTCGGTGGTAGCGCCGTCATGCGGGCCCGTCACGGCCAGCAATGGCTTGCAGGTGCACGCCGACGTGCTGGACGAGGCCACTTTGCCCGACGCCGTGTTCGTTTGCGGCGGCAAGCGCAACCGCGTGGACAACGACCCGGCCACGCGAGACTGGCTGCGGCGCCTGGCGGCGTGCGACGTAACGTTGGGCAGCCTGTGCACCGGCGCGCACATGCTGATGCAGGCCGGTCTGCTCAACGGCTATACCTGCGCCATGCACTGGGAAGACCTGGTCGCGCTGCGCAGCGAATTTCCGCATAGCAGGCTGTCGCACAAGCTGTTCGTTATCGATCGCGACCGCATCACCTGTACAGGCGGCACCGCGCCGCTGGACATGATGCTTAACCTGGTGGGCGAATCCGTGGGACCCGCCATCGTCGCGCTGATCGCTAACCAATTCACCATCGGGCATGTGCGCGACCACAAGGACAGGCAACGCATGCCGACGTCGATTCGCATGCCCGCCTCGCATCCCGCGCTGGCAGAGGTGATCGCGCTGATGGAGGTCAATCTGAAAGAGCCGCTGTCGCTGGAGGAACTGGCGCAACTGTCGGGCGCATCGCAGCGGCAACTGCAACGCCTGTTCCGCGAGCACCTGGGCACGACGCCCAAGCAACATTATCTGAGCCTGCGCCTGCGGCATGCGCGGGCACTGCTGCGGCAGACGCCGATGTCGATCACGCACATCACCACCGCATGCGGATTTCAATCGCCTTGCCATTTCAGCAAGACCTACCGCGCGGTCTATGGCGCGGCGCCCAGCTCGGAACGCCGCAATCCCCGCACGTTCGACCATGACGCCCATGGGCCGGGTTTTGCCTCGGCGATAGGCGCGGAAACCGGGCCCGACGCTTTTTTTCTTCGCCCCACGCGCCCCGCTACACAAGCCTGA
- a CDS encoding 4-vinyl reductase, translating into MNPQLPIDVNEQTGVWSTDGMPMLYVPRHFFINNHTAVEAALGQEAYARILYDAGHRSAYHWCNEESREHRLSGLAVYEHYLMRLSQRGWGLFRLTDADPTAMTARIVLRHSAFVLGQPQGEGKRCHMFAGWFAGAMDWVADQHGGATRAQCVESQCAAEGHAHCEFTVSPIT; encoded by the coding sequence ATGAATCCCCAGCTTCCGATCGACGTCAACGAACAGACGGGCGTGTGGAGCACGGACGGCATGCCGATGCTGTATGTGCCGCGCCATTTCTTCATCAACAACCACACGGCGGTAGAGGCGGCGTTGGGCCAGGAGGCCTATGCGCGCATTCTGTACGACGCCGGGCACCGCTCGGCCTACCACTGGTGCAATGAAGAGTCGCGCGAGCATCGCCTGAGCGGGCTGGCGGTTTATGAACACTACCTGATGCGGCTGTCGCAGCGCGGCTGGGGGCTGTTCCGGCTGACGGACGCGGACCCCACCGCGATGACGGCGCGCATCGTGCTGCGCCATTCCGCATTCGTGCTGGGCCAGCCCCAGGGCGAGGGCAAGCGCTGCCACATGTTTGCCGGATGGTTCGCGGGGGCGATGGACTGGGTGGCCGACCAGCACGGCGGCGCCACGCGTGCCCAGTGCGTGGAAAGCCAATGCGCCGCCGAAGGGCACGCGCACTGCGAGTTCACCGTTAGCCCCATCACCTGA